GATCAGGGTGTCGGGCAGCAGGCGCACCACGCGCGCCTCCTTGACCCAGCCGACGGTCTGCACCCGGTCGCGCACGGCGCCCAGATCCAGGCTGACGATGGGCTGGTCGGCGTGAACGCCGACGGCGGCGCGCACGGCGGCGGCGGCCTCGGGCGAGGCGCCGGTGACGTGGACCTGACGCACCTTCAGGCCCATGCCGGTCGTCACCGCGTCAAAGCGTTGAACGGCGGCGTTGGAGATGCGCTCGGCCCGCGCCCCGGTGGCCAGGACGGCGGCCAGAATGCCGACGCCCACGACCAGGGTGGCCGCCACGACGCGCGGCGACATGTCCAGGCGGCCGATCGCGGCCGCGCGGCCGGACGACGCGCCGCGCGCCCCGCCCTTGCCCGCAGACTGTCGCCGACCGCCGCGCACTACCGCGGGCATGAGGCGTCCTCCACCATCCACCGAACCAGTTCGCGATAATCCATCCCGACGAAGGCCGCCTGCTCAGGGCTGA
The nucleotide sequence above comes from Brevundimonas naejangsanensis. Encoded proteins:
- a CDS encoding cell division protein FtsQ/DivIB codes for the protein MPAVVRGGRRQSAGKGGARGASSGRAAAIGRLDMSPRVVAATLVVGVGILAAVLATGARAERISNAAVQRFDAVTTGMGLKVRQVHVTGASPEAAAAVRAAVGVHADQPIVSLDLGAVRDRVQTVGWVKEARVVRLLPDTLIVDVKEHDRLAVWQVGGKAHVIDAQGIVIPGADAGRYPRLPLVVGKGADQAASDVLPLLAQRPRLMAKVDALVRVDERRWDLRLKDGALIQLPAVDQESALIRLDALDQRERLLDLGFARIDLRTPEEVAVRPSEGAA